Part of the Methanobacterium alcaliphilum genome is shown below.
AATTATAAATGACATGCAGTGTTTTAGTCGGAGGCGGTTGGGGTGACGAAGGTAAAGGTAAATGTATTACTTATCTCTGTCATAATGATAAACCCAACATTATAGCAAGAGCAGGAGTAGGACCTAATGCAGGTCACTCTGTAGAATTTAATGGTGAAAAGTACGGTTTAAGAT
Proteins encoded:
- a CDS encoding adenylosuccinate synthetase, whose protein sequence is MTCSVLVGGGWGDEGKGKCITYLCHNDKPNIIARAGVGPNAGHSVEFNGEKYGLR